One region of Gopherus evgoodei ecotype Sinaloan lineage chromosome 16, rGopEvg1_v1.p, whole genome shotgun sequence genomic DNA includes:
- the LOC115636204 gene encoding uncharacterized protein LOC115636204, which yields MYNSMHNYCANACNLGIALASFLLLTFLEVAQSCPPICKYCSTGLAECEHVSSLQEVLPGLPNSTEKILLRHGNLSKIPPLAFQNFPRLHLLSVTGFLFSSLPNLTFVAKDVSSLRSLDLSSNCLLSCGIEPLAFSGLGNLEELILTNNALDMLKSSWFLELTLLTKLLLSDNKITYLPPRTFESLAKLNELIVSSNFIQYLSMDTFYGLASLTKLDLSSNEILFINNDVFQPLQALTHLWLFKNKLTALASVPDSLTSLSLNENPWICDCHLVSSMQLMKDKVQTPSGLVCNSPPSLRGRHVLSVGPEVCAYPTHAGNLPQESTSKLNSLYGFTGGLFFSFIMCLIVYFITKHWKYSRVTNQAEDGHILQKDSVEEFPRSMTDAPSVSPLPHNCVIKANRTRGFQEESEADTIEKALYDHLKNTSQSSREHSETSSSVKMPGVALLPAHSPTGKKIMAICNDGMEIGRLTERPDQATSPAFQQAGNTNVARAADIPRCVSAPGLLPDVEKQPSPKRDPGLHCSSLSREKTIPMREWMENGEPALVKYLETQWEEQALSPITWFSGSQCSRTLVNVVSPAGSATHIQTSRDRIHTTSNKRSKSWSPFHFNVSSHLTEAPGDSVSRTNAENGFEANLHSRRDKDCEILCQEHFIKSESTDITEGRFKDQGMKEPDLQKDIYLKNCCIAQSESNNQRETTNTKDVYLTPEREAPANSPLSDLASPRKHADASNPDDKGIKPAAERKLISPFPGKEGIHPPSFCNNDRLREERPSCRTPRSEKLDKESSLKNNNLTKERFWKYHTNCCNEYQPCPIAQKVLKELKTALLTSREQLDLSTQAPPSDMDLLKEQEVTTTFLAQCINSEEPLTNKWEKGKYSTLPDVQASFAPDGICHQELPGDDSKISCGLPQTITLQLGQQTSMAHQEADAEWQSLSKTFVEPINEFQESTEKCIVKDQSRMVDSLEQLLLGNASASTNHLLSRRCENARNEHVAQDWKSFDAETDSDALTHTHNTINEHFAGGEEGCVPISPSILRRELCNVKSLQLSAMASVYTCFPLSADESTLDPGSLTSSPSISKVSLLDIHEVERKSVADWKSNHYLSNEVISVQKMQISPSEEKSVDRLRGESADAGFMLNEKEGAQFNIDEEKTKEFQSDCTEHNSYELVNIVSSNDTDHQKNIRELLAPSDILRIENNTWHNTDNNPYRNCLENACSSIAADRNECDDVGCKKETGHEYLYQPAASKGCRSSTNPSLTVYESQAEEISVAGYDGTVSHSGHASRNTGIQQFACNKKDKSQLQNIQVNPKTENEPDMKYSDSKYHMLVARNTDARLRVAGDNPSISPYLESGQPLEIGLHSGTICLPEQSHRCLLPQDSALSDPRKKELEQNWSESLSAKQLKKTYCSVFRLPTEGSSFGRLCQNVDCTIEPPHLSKGTSPTTPLTPNLCLSEQETEIHANGESSAFNPQLMDKAMYLSCLYNPKTPRKQANELSVLSNLRYCKISAKVSFGVEGEGGRSVLHKKKENDPDQLMSDHQYEPPAKKSSHHR from the exons aTGTACAATTCAATGCACAATTACTGTGCTAATGCTTGTAATCTGG gTATTGCTCTTGCTAGTTTTCTTCTGCTGACTTTCCTGGAAGTAGCCCAGTCTTGTCCTCCAATCTGTAAATACTGCTCCACAGGGCTAGCAGAATGTGAGCATGTCTCATCGCTTCAGGAAG TCTTACCAGGTTTGCCAAACTCCACAGAGAAAATACTATTACGTCACGGAAACCTCAGCAAGATACCGCCACTGGCTTTTCAGAACTTCCCCAGGCTTCATTTACTCTCCGTAACTGGATTTCTGTTCTCTTCACTTCCAAACCTGACCTTTGTTGCAAAGGACGTCAGCAGCCTGAGGAGTTTGGATCTCAGCAGTAACTGcctgctgagctgtgggattgAGCCTTTGGCTTTCTCTGGCCTGGGAAACCTCGAGGAGTTGATTCTTACAAACAATGCCCTGGATATGCTGAAAAGTTCTTGGTTCTTAGAGTTGACCCTGCTCACCAAACTCctcctttctgacaacaaaattacaTATCTTCCTCCAAGGACTTTTGAGAGTTTGGCTAAGCTGAATGAACTCATTGTGTCTTCCAATTTCATTCAATATCTTTCAATGGACACATTTTATGGGCTAGCATCATTGACCAAACTGGACTTATCAAGCAATGAAATCCTGTTTATTAATAATGATGTTTTCCAGCCTTTGCAGGCCCTGACGCATCTGTGGTTGTTTAAGAATAAGCTGACTGCACTGGCCAGCGTTCCAGATTCTCTTACCTCCTTGTCTCTTAATGAAAATCCTTGGATCTGCGACTGTCATCTGGTGAGCTCAATGCAGTTAATGAAGGACAAAGTTCAGACACCCAGTGGCCTGGTTTGCAATAGTCCGCCAAGCCTGAGAGGACGCCATGTGTTGAGTGTTGGGCCTGAAGTCTGTGCTTATCCAACTCATGCAGGAAATCTACCACAGGAAAGCACTTCAAAATTGAACTCGCTGTATGGCTTCACAG GAGGACTTTTCTTCAGTTTCATCATGTGCCTGATTGTCTATTTCATCACAAAACACTGGAAATATAGCAGAGTTACTAATCAGGCAGAGGATGGACACATCTTACAGAAGGACTCTGTGGAAGAGTTCCCAAGGAGCATGACCGATGCCCCTTCAGTATCCCCACTTCCCCATAACTGTGTGATAAAAGCAAATAGGACAAGAGGCTTTCAGGAGGAAAGTGAAGCAGACACAATAGAAAAAGCACTGTATGACCATTTGAAGAACACGTCCCAATCCAGCAGAGAACATTCAGAAACAAGCTCCTCAGTGAAGATGCCTGGAGTGGCCCTGCTGCCGGCTCACAGTCCCACAGGTAAAAAGATCATGGCGATCTGTAATGATGGAATGGAAATTGGAAGATTAACTGAACGTCCAGACCAAGCCACAAGCCCAGCATTTCAGCAAGCAGGCAACACAAATGTGGCGAGAGCAGCAGATATCCCCAGATGTGTCAGTGCACCTGGCTTACTTCCTGATGTGGAGAAACAACCTTCtccaaaaagggatcctggtttGCATTGCTCATCGTTGAGCCGTGAAAAAACAATCCCGATGAGGGAGTGGATGGAGAATGGGGAACCTG CCTTGGTGAAATATTTGGAAACCCAGTGGGAAGAGCAGGCTTTGAGTCCCATTACCTGGTTTTCTGGTTCTCAGTGTTCCCGGACTTTGGTAAATGTAGTTTCTCCAGCAGGAAGTGCTACACATATACAAACAAGCAGAGACAGAATTCACACCACCTCTAACAAGAGGAGTAAATCCTGGAGCCCCTTTCACTTCAATGTCTCCAGTCATTTAACAGAGGCTCCTGGAGACAGTGTATCTAGAACAAATGCTGAGAATGGATTTGAGGCCAACTTGCATTCAAGAAGAGATAAAGACTGTGAGATTTTATGTCAAGAACATTTTATAAAGAGTGAGTCCACAGACATTACTGAGGGCAGATTCAAAGATCAAGGAATGAAAGAACCAGACTTGCAGAAAGACATCTATCTTAAGAACTGTTGCATTGCACAAAGTGAAAGCAACAATCAGAGAGAGACTACGAACACAAAGGATGTCTACCTCACTCCAGAACGTGAAGCACCAGCCAACTCTCCACTTTCAGATTTAGCCAGCCCTAGAAAACATGCTGATGCCAGTAACCCAGATGATAAAGGCATCAAGCCTGCAGCGGAGAGAAAATTAATTAGCCCCTTTCCAGGAAAAGAAGGTATCCATCCCCCGTCTTTCTGTAATAATGATAGATTGAGAGAAGAGAGGCCCAGCTGTCGAACACCCAGGAGTGAGAAACTCGACAAAGAATCTTCCTTAAAGAATAATAACTTAACAAAAGAGAGATTTTGGAAATACCATACAAATTGCTGCAATGAATACCAGCCCTGCCCAATTGCTCAGAAAGTATTAAAGGAGCTGAAGACTGCACTTCTGACTTCGAGAGAGCAATTAGATCTGTCCACGCAGGCTCCCCCCTCTGACATGGATCTTCTGAAAG AACAAGAAGTGACCACAACTTTCCTTGCCCAGTGTATAAACAGTGAGGAGCCACTAACAAACAAATGGGAAAAGGGAAAGTATAGCACTTTGCCAGATGTACAAGCTTCCTTTGCTCCTGATGGAATTTGCCATCAAGAGTTGCCTGGAGACGACAGTAAAATTTCTTGTGGACTTCCTCAGACAATAACTCTGCAGCTAGGCCAACAAACCAGTATGGCTCACCAAGAAGCTGATGCTGAATGGCAGTCTCTAAGTAAGACATTTGTTGAACCCATCAATGAATTTCAAGAGAGCACTGAGAAATGCATTGTAAAAGATCAGAGCAGGATGGTGGATAGTTTGGAGCAACTGCTGTTAGGAAATGCCTCTGCTAGTACCAATCATCTCCTGTCCAGAAGATGCGAGAATGCACGTAATGAACATGTTGCCCAGGACTGGAAGTCTTTTGATGCAGAAACCGATTCTGATGCACTGACACACACGCATAATACCATTAATGAGCATTTTGCAGGAGGTGAAGAAGGTTGTGTTCCTATATCTCCAAGTATTCTACGCAGAGAACTCTGCAATGTTAAATCTCTACAActcagtgctatggcatctgtctATACTTGCTTCCCTCTCAGTGCAGATGAAAGCACCCTGGATCCTGGCTCTCTAACTTCCAGTCCGAGTATTAGTAAAGTTTCTTTATTGGACATTCATGAAGTTGAACGTAAAAGTGTAGCAGACTGGAAGTCCAACCATTATTTGTCAAATGAGGTTATTTCGGTGCAGAAAATGCAAATTTCTCCCAGTGAAGAGAAAAGTGTAGACAGATTGAGAGGTGAAAGTGCTGATGCTGGATTCATGCTTAATGAGAAGGAGGGAGCTCAGTTTAATATtgatgaggagaaaacaaaggaaTTTCAATCTGACTGTACTGAGCACAATTCATACGAGTTAGTGAACATTGTTAGCTCAAATGACACAGACCACCAAAAGAATATTAGGGAGCTGTTAGCCCCTAGTGACATTTTGAGGATTGAAAATAATACCTGGCATAATACAGACAACAATCCTTATAGAAACTGCTTGGAAAATGCCTGCAGTTCTATAGCAGCTGATCGTAATGAATGTGATGATGTTGGATGCAAAAAGGAAACTGGCCATGAATATCTATATCAACCTGCTGCATCAAAAGGGTGCAGATCCTCTACAAATCCTTCTCTTACTGTTTATGAAAGTCAAGCAGAAGAAATCAGTGTTGCAGGCTATGACGGTACTGTTTCTCACTCAGGCCATGCCTCTAGGAATACAGGAATTCAGCAATTTGCTTGTAATAAAAAGGACAAGTCTCAGCTCCAAAATATACAGGTAAATCCAAAAACGGAGAATGAACCAGATATGAAATATTCTGACTCTAAATACCACATGTTAGTGGCTCGCAACACAGATGCCAGGCTTCGTGTGGCAGGAGACAACCCCTCTATCAGTCCATATTTAGAAAGCGGACAACCCCTGGAGATTGGACTACATTCGGGGACCATTTGTCTGCCAGAGCAGTCTCACAGGTGTCTTCTGCCACAAGATTCTGCGCTTTCTGACCCCCGGAAGAAGGAATTAGAGCAAAACTGGAGTGAAAGTCTATCAGCAAAACAACTTAAGAAAACGTATTGTTCTGTTTTCAGACTACCTACTGAAGGCTCATCTTTTGGGAGGCTTTGCCAGAATGTAGACTGCACCATTGAGCCTCCTCATCTGAGCAAGGGAACATCCCCCACTACCCCACTGACACCAAATCTATGTTTATCGGAACAAGAAACTGAAATACATGCAAATGGAGAGTCTTCAGCATTCAACCCTCAACTGATGGATAAAGCCATGTATTTAAGTTGCCTTTATAATCCAAAGACACCAAGGAAACAAGCAAATGAACTAAGTGTACTTTCTAATCTCCGCTATTGTAAAATTTCAGCAAAAGTATCTTttggtgtggagggggagggagggaggtcagTGTtgcacaaaaaaaaagaaaatgatccAGACCAATTAATGAGTGACCATCAGTATGAACCTCCAGCTAAAAAAAGTAGTCACCACAGATAG
- the LOC115636223 gene encoding uncharacterized protein LOC115636223, whose product MQALRQKLLAFQQAKVDQTFINERRSLYTMKLIFELILIWGLMKTSRFQCVLEKEYFCSSIPNDFPEGLTSVLFVVTKIGVINSSVFNSPNLKSVTSLALANSGITRIEPGAFYAFHSLTKLSLYQNNLTTVMTSWLSKPGHLENLTMSQNIIQEIGPHMLSSFSNLTTLNLASNRIHMIAGGSLKNLSKLTFIDLSGNNLSTLTRHVFSGLVSPIMKLGDNPWNCSCELQDFGLFLQELMNASVLEDASSVVCHSPRALKGIPVWNISDFSCPPILRSPSLENDFYKVGLPAMLLCLVFSFLLLLLLLWKVKQDKKQVQPGKEATVENSHEKLTGQLNKMTERLRSRGSSDEKLQTTVKSDKTQPNRMQKTRAKSASPILLRTEFQHGSSQHHRPTDGNQEQPKTSCTVIDEKACMKNEDCNNVMELWYFNSLQDCNKKAMCSQNANTSLTELGIEIPKKDSSELLKQSLQDHGISHVHWNEEIKGRGNTENAEPLLYLSVASTTEESPSVPGTEQKDAVSRNVNMKLCSLRRVLTWPYEKCKRDESQNTLNSDDFFKAHFFMFTSDPGVPAAVRKTEFKDEQNQYNFHLHTVKEQKAIHDYSSGKPNLKREAKPANKLVSPLKGAKQIATMENACISVPGKGFRGSETVKKNKNNKDIPSQAGFCRDSLHSPASSDKSGHTSSPCDNTLLENNEYTFIDLLHEVVENRGRWTRQRWKQTHQVRIANHSPMKSK is encoded by the exons ATTTTCCAGAAGGCCTGACATCTGTTCTATTTGTTGTAACGAAGATTGGGGTTATCAACTCAAGTGTCTTCAACAGCCCAAACTTGAAATCTGTCACCAGTCTAGCTCTAGCAAACAGTGGCATCACAAGAATTGAACCTGGAGCCTTTTACGCTTTCCATAGTCTCACCAAACTCAGTTTATATCAAAATAATCTGACTACAGTTATGACTTCTTGGCTTTCCAAACCAGGGCACTTAGAAAACCTTACAATGTCTCAGAACATCATTCAGGAAATAGGCCCTCATATGTTGTCCAGTTTCTCTAACCTGACAACCCTTAATTTAGCTAGCAACAGAATTCATATGATTGCGGGTGGAAGTTTGAAGAATTTGTCTAAGCTAACTTTTATTGATCTATCTGGTAATAACTTATCTACCTTAACAAGACATGTGTTCAGTGGACTAGTGTCTCCAATAATGAAACTGGGAGACAATCCATGGAACTGTTCCTGTGAACTCCAAGATTTTGGATTATTTTTGCAAG AGCTGATGAATGCTTCTGTGTTGGAAGATGCTTCATCTGTGGTGTGTCATAGCCCACGGGCCCTGAAGGGAATTCCTGTTTGGAACATCTCTGACTTTAGCTGCCCACCTATTCTCAGATCACCATCACTTGAGAATGACTTCTATAAAGTTGGATTGCCAGCAATGCTTCTATGTTTAG tgttttcatttcttttgctgcttctcctgctctgGAAGGTGAAACAAGATAAAAAGCAAGTGCAGCCAGGTAAAGAAgctactgttgagaatagccatGAAAAACTAACAGGCCAGCTTAACAAGATGACAGAGAGACTGAGGAGCAGAGGATCGTCAGATGAAAAGTTACAGACAACAGTGAAAAGTGACAAAACCCAACCAAATAGAATGCAGAAAACTCGTGCAAAATCTGCCTCACCAATTCTGTTGAGAACTGAGTTTCAACATGGTAGTTCTCAACACCATAGACCAACTGATGGGAACCAGGAGCAACCCAAAACCTCTTGCACAGTAATAGATGAAAAAGCCTGCATGAAAAATGAAGACTGCAACAATGTTATGGAACTGTGGTATTTTAATAGCTTGCAAGACTGCAATAAAAAGGCTATGTGTAGTCAGAATGCAAACACTTCACTAACTGAACTAGGCATAGAAATCCCGAAAAAGGATAGTTCAGAACTATTAAAGCAGTCATTGCAGGACCATGGAATTTCACACGTGCATTGGAATGAGGAAATTAAAGGAAGGGGTAATACAGAGAACGCTGAACCGCTGTTGTATTTAAGTGTTGCTAGTACAACTGAAGAGTCACCCAGTGTACCTGGCACTGAACAAAAAGATGCTGTGAGTAGAAATGTAAATATGAAGCTGTGTTCTTTGAGAAGAGTTCTTACTTGGCCATATGAAAAATGCAAAAGGGACGAAAGCCAAAACACTTTAAATTCAGATGATTTTttcaaggcacatttctttaTGTTCACTAGTGATCCTGGTGTCCCAGCAGCAGTCAGGAAAACAGAATTCAAAGATGAACAAAATCAGTATAATTTCCATCTACATACTGTAAAGGAACAAAAGGCAATTCATGATTACAGCAGTGGTAAACCTAACTTAAAGAGAGAAGCAAAACCAGCAAACAAATTAGTATCTCCACTTAAAGGAGCTAAGCAAATAGCCACAATGGAAAATGCATGCATCTCAGTCCCTGGGAAAGGATTCAGAGGCTCTGAGACTGTAAAAAAGAATAAGAATAACAAAGATATACCTTCGCAGGCTGGATTCTGCAGGGACAGTCTTCACTCGCCAGCATCCTCAGACAAATCTGGTCATACCTCCTCCCCATGTGATAATACATTACTTGAAAATAATGAATACACCTTCATTGATCTTTTGCATGAAGTCGTGGAAAATCGTGGGAGGTGGACTAGGCAGAGGTGGAAGCAGACCCATCAAGTGCGAATTGCTAACCACTCCCCAATGAAATCAAAGTAA